In the genome of Achromobacter sp. MFA1 R4, the window CGGCGGGCCGGCCCACGTCCTGCGACTTGCCGGCAGGACCGTACTGACCATAACGCACGCTCACCACGCGCGGATTCGCACCGGAGACCATCATGTCGCCCTTGTCGTTCGGCCCGATGATGTAAGCGACCGGCGCGGCGATGTCGCCGACCTTCAGTGTGGCGCTACACCCGCGTGACCGCTCGGCCTTGATGTAGCCGACCTCCTTGACGTTCGTGAACGTGGCCAGAAGCAGGTCCGAGGGGGTCGGCCCGCCACCCGAAGCCCTTCTGGCCATATGCTGGACGCTCGTGGAAAACATGCTGGTCCGCAAGGTTCTCTGCACACCGGCATCCCCGCACTGCGGCGGCGACGCTGGCGCCAGTACAAACCACGCGGCCGACACCACCGCCACGGCGCCGCCACCCAGCCAGGCCCATCTTGGTCCAGGGAACGCGTCCTTGAAGGCCGCTTGCCGCGCCTGCCGTATGCGGTCTTCAAGCTTGCGCTCCCTCAGCGCATACATTTCGTCCAGGGCCTGCCGGCGTGTGGCGTTGCTGGCGAATGCGGCCTCGGTCACGGCCATCTCGCCCATGTCGTCCAGATCTACATCGGACACGATACCTTCGTCCACCAGCCACAGCAGCGCCTCTCCCAGCGTGGCCCAGGACTCCGTGGGCACGACGCCCCGCCGCTCAAGCGCAGCGGCGTGCTGGTCGGGACGTATGACGCCGTCGGCACGCAGGCGTTCCAGAAGCGCGATGGACGCCTCGGTCATGTCGGCGCGCCAAAAGGAAAGAATGAACAATGGCACAGCATGGATGGCTCTCCCAAGCAGCGAAGTCGACGGATGATCCCTTGCGGATAGCGCCAGGAAATGGCACTGAATCGCAACATGAATGGCAAGCCGGTGACTGGAATCCCTTTCAGCCCCGGGCTTTCCCAAATGAGAGGAGACAGAAGCTCTCCACATTGTTTTGCGACGACGTTTTACCAGAGAGCACGGGTCGTCTGTGGATGCCGCTGGCTGCCAGTTGACGGAGATCACGGCGAATCTCAATCACGGCGCTCGCCGATGATTTTTCGATTTCGTTCGATGGAAATATTTGGATGAGAGGGCGTAGAGGGAGCAATAGCCGGGAGGACTTGCGCACTCCAGGCAGGAAAAATTCATTTCGTCGTTTGATGTATAAGATCAACGAAATCAAGAAACACCTTTTGGGCGATGGAAAGATCCTCACATGCCCAGCGCGCTCGGTCCGCGCGTTCGGATCGAGACCTCGTTCACAACGAACGGTCCGAATAGGTAGCCCATCATGGCACTCGACCACCTCACACTCACTACATACCGCGATCGGCATCCTGCATGGCGATTGCTGGCCTCGCCACATGCGCCGTTGGTAGCAAGTTTCCTGTATCGCATGTTCGTCGCACCGAACGTGCGGGTGGCGAGTGAAGCGGATCTGGCCGAGATGCTGGAAGACGAGTTGTTTGCCCTGCGCGAACAGATCGGTGCCGAGGTGTATCCAAAAGCCGCAACCGAGTACCTGAATGACTGGTGCGCGCCCGACAAGGGCTGGCTGCGAAAATTCTACAAACCGGGCACCGATGAAGCTCAGTTCGATCTCACCCCCGCCACGGAAAAAGCCATTTCCTGGCTGGCATCGCTGACCGAACGGCCTTTCGTCGGCACCGAATCGCGCTTGCTGACTTTGTTTGCACTGCTGGAGCAGATCGGCGCTGGAAGCGAGACCGACCCAGCCAAGCGTCTGGAGGAACTGCGGCGCAAGCGCGACGAGATCGATGCGGAAATTGGCCGTGTACTGTCCGGCGACGTGCCGCTTATGGATGACACGGCCATCAAGGATCGCTTCCTTCAATTCCAGCAACTGGCGCGCGAGTTGCTGAGCGACTTCCGCCAGGTGGAACACAACTTTCGCCAGCTGGACCGCAGCGTTCGCGAGAAGATCGCGTTGTGGGATGGCAGCAAAGGGGCCTTGCTCGACAACGTCATGGGCGAGCGCGACGCCATCGGGGATTCGGACCAAGGGCGCAGCTTCCGTGCGTTCTGGGATTTCCTGATGTCCAGCCGGCGCCAGGAAGAACTGTCCGTACGGCTCGACCAGATCCTGGGGCTGCCCGCCGTGGCTGCGCTCAAGCCGGAGCCGCGCACCCGCAGGGTGCATCACGACTGGCTGGAAGCGGGCGAACATACCCAACGCACGATAGCCCTGTTGTCGCAACAACTGCGCCGCTACCTGGATGACCGGGCTTTCCAGGAGAACCGTCGCATCCTCGAAGTGTTGCGCGCCATCGAGACCAAGGCACTTTCTTTGCGCGACATGCCCCCGGCCAGCGACGTGATGTGCCT includes:
- a CDS encoding DUF3375 domain-containing protein, coding for MALDHLTLTTYRDRHPAWRLLASPHAPLVASFLYRMFVAPNVRVASEADLAEMLEDELFALREQIGAEVYPKAATEYLNDWCAPDKGWLRKFYKPGTDEAQFDLTPATEKAISWLASLTERPFVGTESRLLTLFALLEQIGAGSETDPAKRLEELRRKRDEIDAEIGRVLSGDVPLMDDTAIKDRFLQFQQLARELLSDFRQVEHNFRQLDRSVREKIALWDGSKGALLDNVMGERDAIGDSDQGRSFRAFWDFLMSSRRQEELSVRLDQILGLPAVAALKPEPRTRRVHHDWLEAGEHTQRTIALLSQQLRRYLDDRAFQENRRILEVLRAIETKALSLRDMPPASDVMCLNEMGADIALPQERPLFALHAKPRLAELVLEDGDDDIDITRLFGQHVVDKARLRQALRQALRQQSQISLRALLETQPLQQGLAELVTWLELAHAGNRGLEGLKATVDDDVREIIEWAMLDRDGSTVRRRARMPRVIFTR